The region GAATTGAAATCGAGCCGTCTACGTTCGAGTGATTGGTTTTTGCAGGATCGTCCACGCTCCGCGCGACGCTGCCGAGCGCGGCCTGGTGAAAGACGACCTCACAGTTTTCCATCGCCAGAGCCACCGCATCGGGGTCGTTGATGTCGCCGTACAGGAGCGTGAAGTTTGCGTTGTCTTTGAGATGCGCGAGATTGGATTCCCGGCCCGTCGAAAAGTCATCGAGCACGCGCACCCGCGCCCCCTGCGAAAGGAGGTAGTCGGCAAGATTGGAGCCGATGAAGCCCGCGCCGCCCGTAACCAGATACTGCGTCATTTCAACTTCCTAGAGACGGTGAATGTTCTTCTTTGTGATCGCGCCAAACGCATTGCGGGTATCGAGCACAAGCTGCGCATGTCGCGCGATCTCCTTGCAATCGAATTCGGCGTGATTGGTGATCATCACGACGAGGTCATAGCCCTTGAGCATGGCGGGCGTGATTTTTTGTGAGGTCAGTTTCTTGCCGATGCTCGGCTCATTGATCACCGGCACGTTCGGGTCCGTGTAGGCCACTTTCGCACCTTCGGCGGTGAGTAACCGGTAGACTTCTACGCCGGGGCTCTCGCGCACATCGGAGACGCCGGGCTTGTAAGCCATTCCGAGCAACAGGATCTTCGAGCCGTTCAGTGCTTTCTTCTCTTCATGGTTGAGAATGCGCGCCGACTTGTTGAGCACAAAGCGCGGCATGTTTCCGTTGATGTCGGTCGCCAGCTCGATAAAACGATTGGTGTAGTTATACGCCTTCGCCCGCCAGGCCAGATAAGTCGGATCGAGCGGAATGCAGTGACCGCCGATGCCGGGCCCCGGAAAGAACGGCATGAATCCAAACGGCTTGGTGCTGGCCGCGTTGATCACATTCCAGATGTCGATCCCCATCCGGTCACACATGAGCATGAGCTCGTTGACCAGTGCGATGTTCACCGCGCGGAAGGTGTTTTCCAGCAGCTTCACCATCTCCGCTTCTTCGGTGCTGCCTACCGAAACGACGGTTTCCACCGCCTGCTGATAAAGCGCAGCGGCCAGTTTCGTCCCCGTCGGCGTCGTGCCGCCGACCACCTTGGGCGTGTTGTAAGTTTTCCACTGCTTGTTGCCCGGGTCGACGCGCTCGGGCGAAAAGGCGACGAAGACGTCCTTGTCTACCGTGTAGCCGGCTTCGATGAGATGCGCCTCGACGAGCTCGCGGGTCGTTCCCGGATAGGTCGTCGATTCGAGCACCACCAGCGCGCCCCTGGGCAGGACTTTGCCCAGCTCAGAAACGGCTTCCTGGATGTAGGAAACATCGGGTTCGCGCGATTTTCCAAGCGGCGTGGGCACGGTGATGGAAACACTGCTCACCTTGCGCAGGCTCTTGTAGTCGGTCGAAACGCTGAGCCGACCGGTCTTGTTGGCGGCGCGCAGCTCGGCGTCGGGAATGTCCTCGATGTAGGACTTGCCGCGCCCGATTCGAGCGACTTTTTCGGTACTCACATCGACGCCGA is a window of Chrysiogenia bacterium DNA encoding:
- a CDS encoding nucleotide sugar dehydrogenase, producing the protein MKKNDAAQALLKKFADKSARVGIVGLGYVGLPLALEFVRAGFHVVGVDVSTEKVARIGRGKSYIEDIPDAELRAANKTGRLSVSTDYKSLRKVSSVSITVPTPLGKSREPDVSYIQEAVSELGKVLPRGALVVLESTTYPGTTRELVEAHLIEAGYTVDKDVFVAFSPERVDPGNKQWKTYNTPKVVGGTTPTGTKLAAALYQQAVETVVSVGSTEEAEMVKLLENTFRAVNIALVNELMLMCDRMGIDIWNVINAASTKPFGFMPFFPGPGIGGHCIPLDPTYLAWRAKAYNYTNRFIELATDINGNMPRFVLNKSARILNHEEKKALNGSKILLLGMAYKPGVSDVRESPGVEVYRLLTAEGAKVAYTDPNVPVINEPSIGKKLTSQKITPAMLKGYDLVVMITNHAEFDCKEIARHAQLVLDTRNAFGAITKKNIHRL